Proteins encoded within one genomic window of Pectobacterium araliae:
- the nuoG gene encoding NADH-quinone oxidoreductase subunit NuoG: MATIHVDGKEYEVNGADNLLEACLTLGLDIPYFCWHPALGSVGSCRLCAVKQYQNAEDTRGRLVMSCMTPATDGAFIAIEDEEAKLFRKTIVEFLMTNHPHDCPVCEEGGNCHLQDMTVMTGQNFRRYRFTKRTHRNQDLGPFISHEMNRCIACYRCVRYYKDYADGKDLGVYGAHDNVYFGRPEDGTLESEFSGNLVEVCPTGVFTDKTHSERYNRKWDMQFAPSVCQQCSVGCNTSPGERYGELRRIENRFNGSVNHYFLCDRGRFGYGYVNQKDRPNQPLQRRGNDWIALNADQALQGAADVLRQAKKTIGIGSPRASIESNFALRELVGAENFYTGIAQEEQNRLQLILKVLRESGVRTPALREIEGYDAVLILGEDLTQTGARIALAVRQAVKGKAREMAAAQKVADWQIAAIMNIGQHAKHPLFVTNVDNTRLDDIAAWNYRAPVADQARLGFAIAHGLDSSAPAVTDLAAGLDQKVDIIVQALAGAKKPLIISGTNSGSEDVISAAANVAKALKNRGSDVGITFVAPAANSIGLSIMGGGSLDDALAQLENGDADSVVVLENDLYRHAPIARVDAALEKAENLIVVDHQRTRIMDKANIILSAASFAESDGTLVNQEGRAQRFFQVYDPTYYNDKIVMLESWRWLHSLYITYNSRQVDWTQLDNVIDACVAALPQLAAIKDAAPDASFRIRGQKLSRSPIRSSGRTAMRANISVHEPRQPVDKDTMFAFSMEGNNSPTANRQQIPFAWAPGWNSPQAWNKFQDEVGGHLRHGDPGIRLIEAGEGSLAYFDNIPAAFVPQAGQWRVAPYYHLFGSDEMSQRSDVIQQRMPEPYVMVNPADAATLGVNAGTLLELTCAGQTLRLPLRLSAELSQGQVGLPLGLPGIAPVLAGATVENLREAAQ; this comes from the coding sequence ATGGCTACTATTCATGTAGACGGCAAAGAGTATGAAGTAAACGGAGCAGACAACCTTCTGGAAGCTTGCCTGACTCTGGGACTTGATATTCCTTACTTTTGCTGGCACCCCGCGCTCGGGAGCGTCGGATCTTGCCGCCTCTGTGCGGTAAAACAGTATCAAAATGCGGAAGACACCCGCGGTCGTCTGGTGATGTCCTGTATGACACCAGCAACCGATGGCGCGTTCATCGCGATCGAAGATGAAGAGGCGAAGCTATTCCGTAAGACGATAGTTGAGTTTCTGATGACCAACCACCCGCACGATTGCCCAGTGTGTGAGGAAGGCGGTAACTGTCATTTGCAGGATATGACGGTGATGACGGGGCAGAACTTCCGTCGCTATCGCTTCACCAAACGTACCCACCGCAATCAGGATCTCGGGCCGTTTATTTCTCATGAGATGAACCGCTGTATCGCGTGCTATCGCTGCGTGCGTTACTACAAAGACTATGCGGATGGTAAAGATCTCGGTGTTTATGGCGCACACGACAACGTCTATTTCGGTCGCCCGGAAGATGGCACGCTGGAAAGTGAGTTCTCTGGTAACCTGGTTGAAGTGTGTCCGACTGGCGTATTCACCGACAAAACGCACTCCGAGCGCTACAACCGTAAATGGGATATGCAGTTTGCACCGAGCGTTTGCCAACAGTGCAGCGTCGGCTGTAATACCAGCCCCGGTGAACGCTATGGTGAACTGCGTCGTATCGAAAACCGTTTCAACGGTAGCGTAAACCACTATTTCCTGTGTGACCGCGGCCGTTTTGGTTACGGGTACGTCAACCAGAAAGACCGTCCGAACCAGCCGCTGCAACGTCGTGGTAATGACTGGATCGCACTGAACGCTGATCAGGCACTGCAAGGTGCGGCGGATGTGCTGCGTCAGGCGAAGAAAACCATCGGTATTGGCTCGCCACGTGCCAGTATTGAAAGCAACTTCGCCTTGCGTGAACTGGTGGGGGCTGAGAATTTCTACACCGGTATCGCGCAGGAAGAACAAAATCGCCTGCAACTGATTCTGAAAGTGTTACGTGAAAGCGGCGTGAGAACGCCAGCGCTGCGTGAGATTGAAGGTTACGATGCGGTTCTGATTCTGGGCGAAGACTTAACGCAGACGGGGGCGCGTATCGCTCTGGCTGTTCGTCAAGCGGTTAAAGGAAAAGCCCGTGAAATGGCGGCAGCGCAGAAAGTGGCTGACTGGCAGATTGCGGCGATCATGAACATTGGTCAGCATGCCAAGCACCCGCTGTTTGTCACTAACGTCGACAACACGCGTCTGGACGACATCGCTGCATGGAACTACCGTGCGCCAGTTGCCGATCAGGCACGTCTTGGTTTCGCTATTGCACACGGTCTGGATAGCAGCGCACCGGCAGTTACCGATCTGGCGGCAGGTCTCGACCAGAAAGTCGATATCATCGTACAGGCGCTGGCCGGTGCGAAAAAACCACTCATCATCTCCGGCACCAATTCAGGTAGCGAGGACGTGATCTCCGCAGCGGCGAACGTTGCCAAAGCGCTGAAGAATCGCGGTTCTGACGTTGGTATTACCTTTGTTGCTCCTGCGGCTAACAGCATCGGGTTGTCAATCATGGGGGGCGGTTCGTTGGATGACGCGCTGGCGCAGTTGGAAAACGGCGATGCCGACAGCGTGGTGGTTCTGGAGAACGATCTCTACCGTCATGCCCCAATCGCTCGTGTTGATGCGGCGCTGGAAAAAGCTGAGAACCTGATTGTGGTTGACCATCAGCGTACTCGCATCATGGATAAGGCCAACATCATTCTGTCTGCGGCCAGCTTTGCTGAAAGCGACGGTACGTTGGTGAACCAGGAAGGTCGTGCTCAGCGCTTCTTCCAGGTTTATGACCCAACGTATTACAACGACAAGATTGTGATGTTGGAAAGTTGGCGCTGGCTGCACTCGCTGTATATCACCTATAACAGCCGTCAGGTTGACTGGACGCAGCTGGATAACGTGATTGATGCGTGTGTTGCTGCTCTGCCGCAACTGGCGGCAATCAAAGATGCCGCGCCGGACGCGTCGTTCCGTATTCGTGGTCAGAAACTGTCACGTTCACCGATTCGTTCCAGCGGACGTACTGCAATGCGCGCCAATATCAGCGTGCATGAACCGCGTCAGCCCGTCGATAAAGACACCATGTTTGCTTTCTCAATGGAAGGAAACAACAGCCCGACAGCCAATCGCCAGCAGATTCCGTTTGCCTGGGCGCCAGGCTGGAACTCACCGCAAGCCTGGAACAAATTCCAGGACGAAGTGGGCGGACATTTGCGTCATGGCGATCCCGGTATTCGTCTGATCGAAGCCGGAGAAGGGTCACTGGCGTACTTCGACAACATTCCTGCGGCTTTCGTCCCACAAGCGGGTCAATGGCGTGTTGCACCGTATTATCACCTGTTTGGTAGTGACGAAATGTCACAGCGCTCCGACGTGATCCAGCAGCGTATGCCTGAGCCTTATGTAATGGTGAACCCGGCTGATGCGGCAACACTGGGTGTGAATGCTGGTACGTTGCTGGAGTTGACCTGTGCAGGACAAACGCTACGTTTGCCACTGCGCTTAAGTGCGGAATTGAGTCAGGGACAGGTTGGTTTACCGCTGGGCTTACCGGGTATTGCACCGGTGTTGGCGGGTGCAACCGTTGAAAATCTGCGGGAGGCCGCACAATGA
- the nuoF gene encoding NADH-quinone oxidoreductase subunit NuoF: protein MSKDIVLTAEQHPLTWRLRADKQPVWLDEYRSKNGYVAAQKALTGMAQDDVVSLVKDAGLKGRGGAGFSTGLKWSLMPKDESMNIRYLLCNADEMEPGTYKDRLLMEQEPHLLVEGMLISAFALKAYRGYIFLRGEYIEAAVHLRRAIEEAKAAGLLGKNILGSGFDFELFVHTGAGRYICGEETALINSLEGRRANPRSKPPFPASAGAWGKPTCVNNVETLCNVPAIIEHGAAWYQGLSAGKSKDAGTKLMGFSGRVKNPGLWELPFGTTAREILEDYAGGMRDGLKLKAWQPGGAGTDFLTESHLDLPMDFEHIAKAGSRMGTALAMAVDHEINMVSLTRNLEEFFARESCGWCTPCRDGLPWSVKILRALEKGEGQPGDIETLEQLCRFLGPGNTFCAHAPGAVEPLQSAIKYFREEFEAGISKQYLGNLKAIGGIQPNLLKERW from the coding sequence AGCAAAAATGGTTATGTCGCGGCGCAAAAAGCGTTAACCGGCATGGCACAGGATGACGTGGTCTCACTGGTTAAAGACGCTGGCCTGAAAGGGCGTGGTGGCGCGGGCTTTTCGACAGGCTTGAAGTGGAGCCTGATGCCGAAAGACGAAAGCATGAACATCCGCTACCTGCTGTGTAACGCGGATGAAATGGAACCCGGTACATATAAAGACCGCCTGCTGATGGAGCAAGAGCCTCATCTGCTGGTTGAAGGCATGCTGATCAGCGCCTTTGCGCTGAAAGCCTATCGTGGCTACATCTTCCTACGCGGTGAATACATCGAAGCTGCTGTTCATCTGCGTCGCGCCATTGAAGAAGCAAAAGCCGCTGGCCTACTGGGCAAGAATATTCTGGGCAGCGGATTTGATTTCGAGTTGTTCGTGCATACGGGCGCTGGGCGTTACATCTGCGGTGAAGAAACGGCACTGATTAACTCTCTGGAAGGCCGTCGTGCCAACCCTCGTTCAAAGCCGCCGTTCCCGGCGTCTGCTGGCGCCTGGGGTAAGCCGACCTGCGTCAACAACGTGGAAACGTTGTGTAATGTACCGGCGATTATCGAGCACGGTGCGGCGTGGTATCAGGGGTTGTCTGCAGGTAAAAGCAAAGATGCAGGCACAAAATTGATGGGTTTCTCTGGTCGCGTCAAGAATCCGGGTCTGTGGGAACTGCCGTTTGGCACCACGGCGCGCGAGATTCTGGAAGATTACGCGGGTGGCATGCGTGATGGCCTGAAGCTGAAAGCCTGGCAACCGGGTGGAGCAGGTACAGATTTCCTGACGGAAAGTCATCTCGATCTGCCGATGGATTTTGAGCACATTGCGAAAGCAGGTAGCCGTATGGGTACTGCGCTGGCGATGGCTGTCGATCATGAAATCAATATGGTTTCGTTGACGCGTAACCTCGAAGAATTCTTCGCTCGTGAATCCTGTGGCTGGTGTACGCCGTGCCGTGATGGTTTACCGTGGAGTGTGAAGATTCTACGTGCGCTGGAGAAGGGAGAAGGCCAGCCTGGTGATATCGAAACGCTGGAGCAGCTTTGTCGCTTCCTCGGACCGGGTAACACCTTCTGTGCGCATGCGCCGGGTGCGGTCGAACCACTGCAAAGTGCCATCAAGTATTTCCGGGAAGAATTCGAAGCGGGTATCTCTAAACAGTATTTAGGCAACCTCAAAGCGATTGGCGGTATTCAGCCTAACCTGTTGAAAGAGCGCTGGTAA
- the nuoI gene encoding NADH-quinone oxidoreductase subunit NuoI, with the protein MTLKELVVGFGTQIRSICMVGSNAFKKRETRMYPEEPVNPPPRYRGRIVLTRDPDGEERCVACNLCAVACPVGCISLQKAETKDGRWYPEFFRINFSRCIFCGFCEEACPTTAIQLTPDFEMGDYKRQDLVYEKEDLLISGPGKYPEYNFYRMAGMAIDGKDKGDAENEAKPIDVKGLLP; encoded by the coding sequence ATGACATTGAAAGAGTTAGTGGTTGGTTTCGGCACCCAGATACGCAGTATCTGTATGGTGGGATCGAATGCTTTTAAAAAGCGCGAAACCAGAATGTATCCAGAAGAGCCTGTGAATCCACCGCCGCGCTACCGTGGTCGTATCGTGCTGACGCGCGATCCCGATGGTGAAGAGCGCTGCGTTGCCTGCAACCTGTGTGCAGTGGCCTGTCCGGTTGGCTGTATCTCATTGCAGAAAGCAGAAACCAAAGATGGTCGCTGGTATCCCGAGTTCTTCCGCATCAACTTCTCACGCTGCATTTTCTGTGGCTTCTGTGAAGAAGCGTGTCCGACAACCGCGATCCAACTGACGCCGGATTTCGAGATGGGCGACTACAAACGTCAGGATCTGGTGTACGAGAAAGAAGATCTGCTGATATCGGGGCCGGGTAAATATCCGGAATATAATTTCTACCGGATGGCTGGTATGGCAATCGATGGGAAAGACAAAGGCGACGCTGAAAACGAAGCCAAACCTATTGATGTCAAAGGCCTGTTGCCCTAA
- the nuoK gene encoding NADH-quinone oxidoreductase subunit NuoK, whose product MIPLQHGLILAAILFVLGLTGLLIRRNLLFMLISLEIMINAAALAFVVAGSYWQQPDGQVMYILAITLAAAEASIGLALLLQMYRRRQTLNIDTVSEMRG is encoded by the coding sequence ATGATTCCGTTACAACATGGATTGATTTTAGCCGCTATCTTGTTTGTTCTGGGGCTGACTGGTCTATTGATTCGTCGTAACCTGCTGTTTATGTTGATTAGTTTAGAAATTATGATCAACGCTGCTGCGCTGGCTTTTGTTGTCGCAGGCAGTTACTGGCAACAGCCGGATGGTCAGGTGATGTACATTCTGGCGATTACGCTGGCGGCGGCTGAGGCCAGTATTGGTCTGGCGCTGTTATTGCAGATGTATCGTCGTCGTCAAACCCTGAATATTGATACAGTCAGTGAGATGCGCGGATGA
- the nuoJ gene encoding NADH-quinone oxidoreductase subunit J → MEFAFYTTGLIAILATLRVITHTNPVHALLYMVTSLMAIAGVFFSLGANFAGALSIIVYAGAIMVLFVFVVMMLNLGNSVEEQERNWLKPSAWVGPSILSLALLVIVVNAILSLKEQGITGTPVEAKAVGISLFGPYVLAVELASMLLLAGLVVAFHIGREDKRGDVINKEGANQDVEKKITGECA, encoded by the coding sequence ATGGAATTCGCTTTTTATACCACAGGTTTGATTGCGATATTGGCGACACTGCGCGTCATTACGCATACCAATCCTGTGCATGCGTTGTTGTATATGGTCACTTCGCTTATGGCGATCGCGGGCGTCTTTTTCTCGCTGGGGGCTAATTTTGCTGGCGCGCTAAGCATCATCGTGTATGCGGGTGCCATCATGGTGCTGTTCGTGTTCGTGGTTATGATGCTCAACCTCGGCAATTCCGTAGAAGAACAAGAGCGGAATTGGTTGAAACCGAGTGCCTGGGTCGGCCCAAGTATTCTCTCACTGGCGTTACTGGTGATTGTGGTTAACGCCATCCTGAGCCTGAAAGAGCAGGGAATCACTGGCACGCCTGTTGAGGCGAAAGCCGTGGGTATCAGCCTGTTTGGGCCTTATGTTCTGGCCGTTGAATTAGCATCAATGCTACTGCTGGCGGGATTGGTTGTCGCTTTCCATATTGGTCGTGAAGATAAACGTGGTGACGTTATCAATAAAGAAGGCGCGAACCAGGACGTTGAGAAAAAAATAACGGGGGAATGCGCATGA
- the nuoH gene encoding NADH-quinone oxidoreductase subunit NuoH: MSWLTPELIEILITVGKAVVILLVVVTCGAFMSMGERRLLGLFQGRYGPNRVGWGGSLQLVADMIKMFFKEDWVPNFTDKVIFTLAPMIAFTSMLIAFAIVPITPTWGVADLNIGILFFLMMAGLAVYAVLFAGWASNNKYSLLGAVRASAQTVSYEVFIGLSLMGVVAQAGSFNMRDIVDSQEHLWNVIPQFFGFITFAIAGVAVCHRHPFDQPEAEQELADGYHIEYSGMKFGLFFVGEYIGIVTVSALMVTLFFGGWHGPILPPFVWFALKTGFFMMMFILIRASLPRPRYDQVMAFGWKVCLPITLLNLLATAAVILYNA, encoded by the coding sequence ATGAGTTGGTTAACGCCGGAATTAATCGAGATTCTGATCACTGTCGGGAAAGCGGTCGTGATTCTGCTGGTTGTGGTGACCTGTGGCGCGTTCATGAGTATGGGTGAGCGTCGACTGCTTGGCCTTTTTCAGGGACGTTATGGGCCGAACCGGGTAGGTTGGGGCGGTTCATTACAGCTTGTCGCCGACATGATCAAAATGTTCTTCAAAGAAGACTGGGTGCCGAATTTTACCGATAAGGTGATCTTCACGCTGGCACCGATGATCGCGTTTACGTCAATGCTGATTGCCTTTGCGATTGTGCCGATCACCCCAACCTGGGGTGTTGCCGATCTGAACATCGGTATCCTGTTCTTCCTGATGATGGCGGGTCTGGCTGTTTACGCGGTGCTGTTTGCTGGTTGGGCGAGTAATAACAAATACTCGCTGCTCGGTGCGGTACGTGCTTCTGCTCAGACCGTGAGTTACGAAGTGTTCATCGGCCTGTCGCTGATGGGCGTGGTCGCGCAGGCGGGCTCGTTCAACATGCGTGACATCGTCGATTCCCAGGAACACCTGTGGAACGTGATCCCACAGTTCTTTGGCTTTATTACGTTTGCCATCGCAGGTGTGGCGGTATGTCACCGTCACCCATTTGACCAGCCTGAAGCTGAGCAGGAACTGGCCGATGGTTACCACATTGAATACTCCGGTATGAAATTCGGTCTGTTCTTTGTCGGGGAATATATCGGGATCGTGACCGTTTCCGCGCTAATGGTGACCTTATTCTTCGGTGGCTGGCATGGTCCAATCCTGCCTCCGTTTGTCTGGTTTGCGCTGAAAACAGGCTTTTTCATGATGATGTTCATCCTGATTCGTGCTTCGTTACCCCGTCCGCGTTATGACCAGGTGATGGCTTTCGGTTGGAAAGTCTGTCTGCCGATAACGCTTTTGAATCTGCTGGCGACAGCGGCCGTCATTTTGTACAACGCTTAA